The following are from one region of the Nicotiana tomentosiformis chromosome 7, ASM39032v3, whole genome shotgun sequence genome:
- the LOC138895822 gene encoding uncharacterized protein — MVVDAFRRKVESVGSLAFILAGERPLALDFLALANKFLRDTVQHGDSKEVTIDGNGLLRIQGQICVPNVDELRELILERGHSLRYFIHPGAVKMYRNLRKHYWWRRMKKDNVEYVAWCLKCY, encoded by the exons atggtggtcgatgctttcAGAAGGAAGGTTGAGAGCGtggggagtcttgcttttattcttgctggggagagaccgttagctttGGATTTTCTGGCTTTGGCCAACAAATTcttgag GGACACGGTGCAACACGGTGAttctaaggaggttactattgatGGTAATGGGTTATTAAGGATTCAGGGccagatttgtgtgcctaatgtggatgaattGCGGGAGCTCATTCTTGAGAGGGGCCATAGTTTGCgatatttcattcatccgggtgccgtgaagatgtaccgtaatttgaggaagcactattggtggcgaaggatgaagaaggataatGTTGAGTATGTTGCTTGGTGTTTGAAATGTTACTAG